GGCAGGTCGGCGACACGGCATTGCGGGTGGCCGGCATCGGCGCCGTCGCCACCCACCCGCGCCACCGCGGCCGCGGCCTGATGCGTGCCGTGGTCGGGCACTGCGTGGCCGAGGCGCGGGCGGCCGGCTGCCACCTTTCCTGGCTGGACGGCCTTGGCCACCGCTACCGCCACTTCGGCTACGAGCGCGCCGGCGCCGAGATCAGCTTCCAGCTCACCGAGCGCGACTTCGCCGGCGCCGGCGTCACGCCGGACGGGATGCGGTTCCGGCGCCTGCCGGCGGGCGACGCGCTGCTGCAGCAGGCCGCCCGGCTGCACGCCGGCCAGCGCGTGCACTGGCAGCGGCCGCCGGCTGAGTTGCCGCGCATTTGTGCGAGCTGGGGCGGCGCCCTCCACGCCGCGCTGGAGGGAGACGAACTGGCCGCCTACCTGGTGGCGGCCCGCGACCGGAACTCCGTCACCGAACTGGTGGCCGTGGACGCCGCCACGGCGGTACGGGTTGCGGCCGCCTGGCGTGCCGAGCGCCGCGCGCGGCAGGTAAGGGTGGCGGTGTCGCCCTGGCAGCGCGCCCTGGCCCGCCGGCTCGGCACATTGGCCGACTCGACTCGCGTGCAGTGCTGCGGCAACTGGCAGGTGTTCGACTGGCCCGCCGTGCTGGCCGCGCTACTGGCCGAACGGGCGCGCGCCGAACCCTTGCCCGCCGGCGAGGCGGTGGTCGAGATCGCCGGCGCCGGCCGCCTGCGGCTGTGGGTGGACGACGCGCAGGCCGGCTGCGACCCTACCAACGCCGAGCCCCACATCCGGCTCACCGCCGCGGAAGCGCTGCGCGCCCTCGGCGGCCCGTTGCCCGGCGCATTCCCCGCGCCCGGCGCCGTCCCCACCGCCCTCGGCTCATGGTGCCCCCTCCCCTTCCACATCCCCTCCGCCGACCGGCTCTGACCGCCACGCTACCGGAAACAGATCGGCGGGATCGGTGGAGGATAGAGTGGTCCGGGGCAACCTTCCGTCATACTATGAGGACCCCATGGACCTCCTGGTCAAGAACGTGCCCCCGGAACTCCACGAGCGCCTGCGCCGCCATGCACGTGTGTGCGGGCGAACAATCAGCGAGGTGGTCCTGGACACGGTGGAGCGCGAACTCGCACGCCAGGAATGGCAGGAACGGTTCGCAAGACGCCCGGCTACGAGGCTCGACGTCTCGGCAGCACAGATGCTGGAACTGGAGCGTCTCGAACACGACGAACGACTGGGGTGATCCGACCAGCGTTCGTGGTTGATGCCTCGGCGGCGCCGCCTTCGGAGAGGGTGGCGTCTGATCCGCGACGCTCCCGGCTGGAACTAGCCCAGGGCGATCCCATGCTGATGAGGACTGGAAATCCTTGGAGGCAGTCTCCATCGC
The sequence above is drawn from the Spirochaetaceae bacterium genome and encodes:
- a CDS encoding GNAT family N-acetyltransferase, giving the protein MSAHVLQLTLDDFEEAIDLINYVFSHTYGAHDFEKMLPKLYRPEPELVRCHWGVRESGALVALAGSYPLTWQVGDTALRVAGIGAVATHPRHRGRGLMRAVVGHCVAEARAAGCHLSWLDGLGHRYRHFGYERAGAEISFQLTERDFAGAGVTPDGMRFRRLPAGDALLQQAARLHAGQRVHWQRPPAELPRICASWGGALHAALEGDELAAYLVAARDRNSVTELVAVDAATAVRVAAAWRAERRARQVRVAVSPWQRALARRLGTLADSTRVQCCGNWQVFDWPAVLAALLAERARAEPLPAGEAVVEIAGAGRLRLWVDDAQAGCDPTNAEPHIRLTAAEALRALGGPLPGAFPAPGAVPTALGSWCPLPFHIPSADRL